In Octopus bimaculoides isolate UCB-OBI-ISO-001 chromosome 28, ASM119413v2, whole genome shotgun sequence, the following are encoded in one genomic region:
- the LOC128251121 gene encoding zinc finger protein 665-like, with protein MSQKKPQSTYQCITCKKTFSQKGNLNIHMRIHTGEKPFHCNVCGKSFSQGPVLAAHIRIHTGEKPFHCDVCGKSFTTSSILTTHTRIHTGEKPFHCDTGKLFTVSRDFTKHNHICTVEKPYCCDICGKSFSKNSSLNRHKRIHTGEKPFPCDICGKSFSTSSHLTNHRRIHTGEKPFPCDICGKSFSTSSHLTIHKYIHTGKKPFQNNSDKLFTVSSDFTKRNCICTGKKPFHCDICGKSFSNNFTLNRHKSIHTGEKPFLCDTCGKSFSQVTSLTVHKRIHTGEKPFHCDICGKSFTTSSTLTTHTYIHTGEKPFHCDICGKSFTTSSTLTTHMHIHTGEKPFHCDICGKSFAQLNGLTIHKRSHTGE; from the coding sequence ATGTCACAAAAGAAACCACAATCAACATATCAGTGTATTACCTGTAAAAAAACTTTCAGTCAGAAAGGTAATCTAAATATTCAcatgcgtattcatacaggggagaagccatttcactgcaatgtttgtggtaaatcattctctcagggACCTGTCTTAGCTGCCCACATCCGTAtccatacaggggagaagccatttcactgcgatgtttgtggtaaatcatttactaCAAGTAGTATTTTGACTACTCACacgcgcattcatacaggagagaaaccatttcactgtgatactgGTAAATTATTCACTGTAAGCCGTGATTTTACCAAACACAATCATATTTGTACAGTggagaagccatattgctgtgacatatgtggtaaatcattctctaaaaatTCTAGTTTAAAtagacataaacgtattcatacaggtgagaagccatttccttgtgatatctgtggtaaatcattctctacaagCAGTCATTTAACTaatcacagacgtattcatacaggagaaaagccatttccgtgtgatatctgtggtaaatcattctctacaagCAGTCATttaactatacacaaatatattcatacagggaaGAAACCCTTTCAAAATAATAGTGATAAATTATTCACTGTAAGCAGTGATTTTACCAAACGCAATTGTATTTGTACAGGgaagaagccatttcactgtgacatatgtggtaaatcattctctaacaattttactttaaatagacacaaaagtattcatacaggtgagaagccatttctgtgtgatacctgtggtaaatcattctctcaggtAACTAGCTTAACTgtccacaaacgtattcatacaggggagaagccatttcactgcgatatttgtggtaaatcatttactaCAAGTAGTACGTTgactactcacacatacattcatacaggagagaagccatttcactgcgatatttgtggtaaatcatttactaCAAGTAGTACGTTGACTactcacatgcacattcatacaggagagaagccatttcactgcgatatttgtggcaaatcattcgCTCAGTTAAATggcttaactatacacaaacgtagtCATACAGGGGAGTAA
- the LOC106883476 gene encoding zinc finger protein 239: MSQKKPQSTYHCDICEKSFTQKCHLTTHMRIHTGEKPFYCDICGRSFPQNSYLAVHKRIHTGEKPFHCDICGKSFTQAATLTVHKRIHTGEKPFCCDICGKSFSQGSTFTVHKRIHTGEKPFHCDICGKSFSQGNALRVHKCIHTGEKPFHCDICGKSFSQLHALTVHKRIHTGEKPFHCDVCGNSFSESSYLTIHKRIHTGERPFNCGICGKSFSFNCLFIKHHRIHTGEKPFHCDICGKSFSVNSGLTTHKRIHTGEKPFECGICGKSFSACSSLTTHKRIHTGENPFHCDICGRSFSIFSNLTTHKRIHTGEKPFECDICGKSFSTSSNLTTHKRIHTRGKAI, translated from the coding sequence ATGTCACAAAAGAAACCACAATCaacatatcactgtgatatctgtgaaaaGTCTTTCACTCAGAAATGTCATCTAACCACTCACatgcgcattcatacaggagagaagccattttactgtgatatttgtggtagatCATTCCCTCAAAATAGCTATTTAGctgttcacaaacgtattcatacaggggagaagccatttcactgtgatatctgtggtaaatctttcactCAGGCAGCCACCTTAACTgtacacaagcgtattcatacaggggaaaagccattttgctgtgatatttgtggtaaatcattctctcaaggaTCTACCTTCactgtacacaaacgtattcatacaggggagaagccatttcactgtgatatctgtggtaaatcattctctcagggAAATGCCTTAAGagtacacaaatgtattcatacaggggagaagccatttcactgtgatatctgtggtaaatcattctctcagctACATGCCTTAACAGTacacaagcgcattcatacaggggagaagccatttcattgtgatgtttgtggtaattCATTCTCTGAAAGTAGCTATTTAacaatacacaaacgtattcacacaggagagaggccatttaactgtggtatttgtggtaaatcattctcttttaattgTCTCTTCATTAAGCATcatcgtattcatacaggagaaaaaccatttcactgtgatatctgtgggaaatcattctccGTAAATAGCggcttaactactcacaaacgtattcacacaggagagaagccatttgagtgtggtatttgtggtaaatcattctctgcatgCAGTAGCTTAACtactcacaagcgtattcatacaggagagaatccatttcactgtgatatctgtgggagaTCATTCTCCATATTTAGcaacttaactactcacaaacgtattcacacaggagagaagccatttgagtgtgatatctgtggtaaatcattctctacaagCAGTAATTTAACtactcacaagcgtattcatacaagGGGAAAAGCCATttaa
- the LOC106883487 gene encoding zinc finger protein 62-like — MSRNKPQSAFQCGICEKSFTRKCNLNIHERIHTGENAFRCDICGKCLSQETTLIVHKRIHTGEKPFECDICGKSYSHRFSLTLHKHIHMGKKPFQCDICGKSFSYKYLLMDHRRIHTGEKPFHCGICGKSFTVSTILIKHKRIHTGEKPFKCDICGKSFTLGTALTVHKRIHTGEKPYHCDICGKSFSTKSNLTKHRRIHTREKPFHCDICGKSFSNNYDLIDHKRIHTGERQFHCDVCDKSFSSRGNLTRHKRIHARVKPFHCDVCGKSFCRNSHLAVHKRIHTGEKPFHCNICDKSFSTKSNLTKHKHIHKREKHLYCDVCDKSFSYNYDLIDHKRTHVAEKTFHCDICGGSFSTSGSLTTHKRIHTGDKPFHCDICGKSISTSSNLARHKRIHARKKPFHCDICGKSFTDAGHLTSHKQIHTGEKPFRCNICGKSFSRNNGLINHKRIHTEKKPFNCDICDKSFSKSSNLIIHNRIHTGEKPFHCGICGRSFTEAGNLTSHKRIHTGEKRFHCDVCGKSFSHSYSLIVHRRIHTGEKPFNCDICGSAYSKSSSLTTHKRIHTGEKPFRCHICGKSFSYSNGLIVHKRIHTGEMPFKCGICGKSFCTSSNLTAHKRVHTGEKPFQCDVCSKSFSARGNLTVHKRIHTP; from the coding sequence ATGTCACGAAACAAACCACAATCCGCTTTTCAGTGTGGTATCTGTGAAAAGTCTTTCACTCGGAAATGTAATCTAAATATTCacgaacgtattcatacaggggagaatgcatttcgctgtgatatctgtggtaaatgcCTCTCTCAGGAAACTACCTTAATTgtacacaagcgtattcatacggGGGAGAAACCATTtgagtgtgatatttgtggtaaatcatactCTCATAGATTTAGCTTAActttacacaaacatattcatatggGAAAGAAGCCatttcagtgtgatatttgtggtaaatcattctcttacaaGTATCTCTTAATGGATCATcgtcgtattcatacaggagaaaaaccatttcactgtggtatttgtggtaaatcattcaccgTAAGCACCATcttaattaaacacaaacgtattcacacaggagagaagccatttaagtgtgatatttgtggtaaatccttcACTCTGGGAACTGCCTTAAcagtacacaaacgtattcacacaggagagaagccatatcactgtgatatttgtggcaaatcattctctacaAAAAGTAATTTAACTAAACACAGACGTATCCATACaagagagaagccatttcactgtgatatctgtggtaaatcattctctaacaaTTATGACTTAATtgatcacaaacgtattcacacaggagagagacaattccactgtgatgtctgtgacaAATCATTCTCTTCAAGAGGTAATTTAACAAGACACAAGCGTATTCATGCAAGagtgaagccatttcactgtgatgtttgtggtaaatctttctgtCGGAATAGCCATTTAGctgttcacaaacgtattcatacaggtgagaagccttttcactgtaatatctgtgacAAATCATTCTCTACAAAAAGTAATTTAACTAAGCACAAGCATATTCATAAAAGAGAGAAGCATTTATACTGTGATgtttgtgataaatcattctcttacaATTATGACTTGATTGATCACAAACGTACTCATGTGGCGGAAAAgacatttcactgtgatatttgtggtggtTCATTTTCTACAAGTGGTAGTTTAACTACACACAAGCGTATCCACACTGGAGataaaccatttcactgtgatatctgtggtaaatcaatCTCTACAAGCAGTAATTTAGCAAGACACAAGCGTATTCATGCAAGaaagaagccatttcactgtgatatctgtggtaaatcattcacagATGCAGGGCATTTAACTTcacacaaacaaattcatacaggagaaaaaccatttcgctgtaatatctgtggtaaatcattctctcgcaATAACGGCTTAAttaatcacaaacgtattcatacagagAAAAAGCCATttaactgtgatatctgtgataaatcattctctaaaagcAGTAATTTAATTATACAcaatcgtattcatacaggagagaaaccatttcattgtggTATCTGTGGGAGATCATTCACAGAAGCAGGGAATTTAACTTcgcacaagcgtattcatacaggagaaaagcgatttcactgtgatgtctgtggtaaatcattctctcacagtTATAGCTTAATTgttcacagacgtattcatacaggggaaaaaccatttaactgtgatatttgtggtagtgCATACTCTAAAAGTAGTAGTTTAACTACacacaagcgcattcatacaggagagaaaccatttcggtgtcatatctgtggtaaatcattctcttacaGTAATGGCTTAAttgttcacaaacgtattcataccggGGAAATGCCATTTAAGTGTggtatctgtggcaaatcattctgtACAAGCAGTAATTTAACTGCACACAAAcgcgttcatacaggagagaagccatttcagtGTGATGTgtgcagtaaatcattctctgcaagaGGTAATTTAACTGTacacaaacgtatccatacaCCATAG
- the LOC106883488 gene encoding zinc finger protein 665 has product MSQKKPQSTYQCDICKKTFAHKCNLTTHRRIHTGEKPFHCDICDKSFSQRTTLALHKRIHTGEKPFHCDVCGKSFSYVSGLTVHKRIHTGEKPFHCDICSKSFSQGTALTAHKRIHTGEKPFRCDICGKSFSRVYNLTVHKPIHTGEKPFRCDICGTSFSYVTGLTVHKRIHTGEKPFQCDICGRSFSQIIALTVHKRIHTGEKPFHCGICGKSFSYKYLLMDHCRIHTGEKPLHCGICGKSFSVKSSLIAHKRIHTGEKPFQCDICGKSFLRSNNLTRHKLVHTGEKPFRCDICGKSFSIDYVFIRHQRIHTGEKPFRCDICGRSFAVKTSLTSHKRIHTGERPFHCDVCGKSYFTSSNLASHKLIHRGEKPLHCDVCGKSFSFNYLLIDHHRIHTGEKPFCCDICGRSFSIKRTLTSHKRIHTGERPFQCDICGKSFSQKCNLTQHLSVHTKV; this is encoded by the coding sequence ATGTCACAAAAGAAACCACAATCaacatatcagtgtgatatctgtaaaaagacTTTCGCTCATAAATGTAATCTAACTACTCACaggcgtattcacacaggagagaagccatttcactgtgatatctgtgataaatcattctctcagagaaCTACCTTAGCtttacacaaacgtattcatacaggggagaagccatttcactgtgatgtctgtgggaaatcattttcTTATGTATCTGGCTTAactgtacacaaacgtattcatacgggagagaagccatttcactgtgatatctgtagtaaatcattctctcaaggaACAGCCTTAactgcacacaaacgtattcatacaggagagaagccatttcgctgtgatatctgtggtaaatcattctcgcgAGTATATAACTTAACAGTACACAAAcctattcatacaggggagaaaccatttcggtgtgatatctgtggcacaTCATTCTCTTATGTAACTGGCTTAACTgtacacaagcgtattcatacaggggagaaaccgtttcagtgtgatatctgtgggagaTCATTCTCTCAGATAATTGCCTTAAccgtacacaaacgtattcacacaggagagaagccatttcactgtggtatttgtggtaaatcattctcttacaaGTATCTCTTAATGGATCATtgtcgtattcatacaggtgaaaaaccattacactgtggtatctgtggtaaatcattctccgtAAAAAGCAGCTTAAttgctcacaaacgtattcacacaggagagaagccatttcagtgtgatatctgtggtaaatctttcttgAGAAGCAATaatttaactagacacaaacttgttcatacaggagagaagccatttcgctgtgatatttgtggtaaatcattctctattgATTATGTCTTCATTCGTCAtcaacgtattcatacaggtgaaaaaccatttcgctgtgatatctgtgggaggTCGTTCGCTGTCAAAACCAGCTTAacttctcacaaacgtattcacacaggagagaggccatttcattgtgatgtctgtggtaaatcatactTTACAAGCAGTAATTTAGCTAGTCACAAACTTATTCACAGAGGAGAGAAGCCACTTCACTGTgacgtctgtggtaaatcattctcttttaattatctcttaattgaccatcatcgtattcatacaggagaaaaaccattttgctgtgatatctgtggcagatCATTTTCTATAAAACGCACCTTAACaagtcacaaacgtattcacacaggtgagaggccatttcagtgtgatatctgtggtaaatcattctctcaaaagtgTAACTTAACTCAACATCTATCTGTCCATACAAAAGTGTGA
- the LOC106883477 gene encoding zinc finger protein 271-like has product MSQEKPQSGFQCDICKKTFSQKCNLTTHMCIHTGEKIFQCDTCSKSFSQVAGLTLHTRIHTGEKPFHCNVCDKSFSQLIGLTVHKRIHTGEKPFPCDICGKSFSQVNGLTVHKRIHTGEKPFHCDDCGKSFTTRSILTIHKRIHTGEKPFHCNICGKFFTASCDFTKHKRIHTGEKPFHCDTCGKSFSQGTALTLHKRIHTGEKPFHCDICGKSFSQGPTLTSHKRIHTGEKPFHCDICGKSFSQGPTLTEHKYIHSGEKPFHCDICGKSFSWATVLTLHRRIHTGEKPFHCDICGKSFSRGPVLSIHRRIHTGEKPFHCDICGKSFSQATALTIHKRIHTGEKPFHCDICGKSFSQGPALTSHKRIHTGEKPFHCDICGKSFSRGPTLSVHKRIHTGEKPFHCDICGKSFSREPDLTIHRRIHTGEKPFHCDICDKSFAQGTALTIHKRIHTGEKSFHCDICGKSFSQKCNLTKHMSVHTKVTPSL; this is encoded by the exons ATGTCACAAGAAAAACCACAATCAGGTTTTCAATGTGACATATGTAAAAAAACTTTTAGTCAGAAATGTAATCTGACTACTCACATGTGTATTCATACCggagagaaaatatttcagtgtgatacctgtagtaaatcattctctcaggtAGCTGGCTTAACTCTacatacacgtattcatacaggtgagaagccatttcactgtaatgtttgtgataaatcattctctcagttaATTGGCTTAACTgtccacaaacgtattcatacaggtgagaagccatttccgtgtgatatctgtggtaaatcattctctcag gtAAATGGTTTAactgtacacaaacgtattcatacaggggagaagccatttcactgtgatgattgtggtaaatcatttactaCAAGAAGTATcttaactattcacaaacgtattcatacaggagagaagccctttcattgtaatatttgtggtaaattttTCACTGCAAGCTGTGATtttactaaacacaaacgtattcataccggggagaagccatttcactgtgatacctgtggcaaatcattttctCAGGGAACTGCCTTAACtttacacaaacgtattcatactggagaaaagccatttcactgtgatatctgtggtaaatcattctctcagggACCTACCTTGActtcacacaaacgtattcatacgggagagaagccatttcactgtgatatctgtggtaaatcattctctcagggACCTACCTTAAccgaacacaaatatattcattcaggggagaagccatttcactgtgatatttgtggtaaatcattctcttgggcaactgtcttaactttacatagacgtattcatacaggggagaagccatttcactgtgatatttgtggtaaatcattctctcgggGACCTGTCTTAAGTATACACaggcgtattcatacaggggagaagccatttcactgtgatatatgtggcaaatcattctctcaggcAACTGCcctaactatacacaaacgtattcatacaggggagaagccatttcactgtgatatctgtggtaaatctttctctcaggGACCTGCTTTGACttcacacaaacgcattcatacgggagagaagccatttcactgtgatatttgtggtaaatcattctctcgaggACCTACCTTATctgtacacaaacgtattcatacaggagagaagccatttcactgtgatatttgtggtaaatcattctctcgggAACCTGACTTAACtatacacagacgtattcatacaggggagaaaccatttcactgtgatatctgtgacaaATCATTTGCTCAGGGAACTGcgttaactatacacaaacgtattcatacaggggagaagtcatttcactgtgatatttgtggtaaatcattctctcagaagtGTAACTTAACTAAACATATGTCTGTCCATACAAAAGTGACTCCGTCATTGTGA